The proteins below are encoded in one region of Fervidicoccaceae archaeon:
- a CDS encoding XTP/dITP diphosphatase — protein MSSTRLAFVTSNPHKVAEARLVLSSYGIEIVQVPAEKIELQSRDIARISLLAAKLAYARVRKPLIVEDSGLFIDSLRGFPGPFSSYAYETIGVEGVLKLMKGVADRRANFVSAVALLSPPIEKVFIGTVRGTIASEARGSSGFGFDPIFVPEGDTRTFAEMSIEEKCAVSHRAAALRLMAEWLKKRTSQS, from the coding sequence GTGTCTTCCACGAGGCTGGCGTTCGTGACGTCTAATCCTCACAAAGTCGCCGAGGCCCGCTTAGTGCTCTCGAGCTATGGGATAGAGATAGTTCAGGTCCCGGCAGAGAAAATAGAACTACAGTCGCGAGACATTGCGCGAATCTCGCTCCTAGCTGCTAAGCTCGCCTACGCCCGCGTCAGAAAGCCCCTCATAGTTGAGGACTCGGGGCTCTTCATTGATAGCCTGCGCGGCTTTCCGGGTCCCTTCAGCAGCTACGCCTACGAGACCATAGGAGTCGAGGGGGTGCTCAAGCTCATGAAGGGGGTGGCCGATAGGAGGGCCAACTTCGTCTCCGCCGTCGCGCTTCTCAGCCCTCCGATCGAGAAGGTGTTCATCGGAACAGTGCGCGGCACTATAGCGAGCGAGGCTAGAGGCTCGTCGGGCTTCGGCTTCGACCCAATCTTCGTGCCCGAGGGGGATACGCGGACCTTCGCCGAGATGAGCATAGAGGAGAAGTGCGCCGTGAGCCACAGGGCTGCGGCGCTTCGGCTAATGGCTGAGTGGCTGAAGAAGAGGACAAGCCAAAGTTAA
- a CDS encoding 30S ribosomal protein S15, protein MNKRREKGRSQSTRPARLGVPKWIRYEPGELEELVAELARRGYGPSMIGIILRDQYGVPLVKPITGKTVTQILEERGLAPPIPEDLLNLMKRAVNLRRHLDEHPKDLHSKRGLIEIESKIRRLVKYYKRVGKLPTDWSYDPDRAKILVQSLS, encoded by the coding sequence TTGAATAAGAGGAGAGAGAAAGGGCGCTCGCAGAGCACCAGGCCTGCTAGGCTAGGCGTCCCTAAGTGGATAAGGTACGAGCCCGGAGAGCTGGAAGAGCTCGTAGCGGAGCTGGCAAGGAGAGGCTACGGCCCCTCTATGATAGGGATAATACTCCGCGATCAATATGGGGTGCCGCTGGTCAAGCCAATCACGGGTAAGACCGTGACCCAAATTCTAGAAGAGAGGGGGCTCGCGCCGCCTATCCCCGAAGACCTCTTAAACCTCATGAAGAGGGCCGTCAACTTGAGGAGGCACCTCGATGAGCATCCAAAGGATCTACACTCTAAAAGAGGACTGATAGAGATAGAATCGAAAATTAGAAGGCTCGTCAAGTATTACAAGCGCGTGGGAAAGCTGCCAACCGATTGGTCGTACGATCCCGATAGAGCGAAAATCTTGGTGCAGTCTTTATCGTGA
- a CDS encoding KEOPS complex subunit Pcc1 — MVASSTRIVVRISVGDERLARSLHLSLLPDTTEAPLLRMRQSVEGVSVVFAVECPRRALLSARSAVDDFLEKLGAALEALGASGASHRGEDRNSL; from the coding sequence ATGGTGGCGAGCTCGACCAGAATCGTTGTGAGAATCTCCGTTGGAGACGAGAGACTCGCGCGCAGTTTACACCTATCGCTTCTCCCGGACACGACTGAGGCCCCTCTCCTCCGTATGCGTCAGAGCGTTGAGGGGGTCTCCGTCGTCTTCGCGGTTGAGTGCCCGAGGCGTGCTCTGCTCAGCGCTAGGTCCGCGGTGGACGATTTCCTCGAGAAGCTCGGCGCAGCTCTCGAGGCGCTCGGCGCTTCTGGCGCGAGTCACCGCGGCGAGGATAGAAATTCTCTTTAA
- a CDS encoding 30S ribosomal protein S3ae, with protein sequence MSQRATAREKKRAKKWYVVTAPPAFGGVVIGTTPSDDPQKLLGRVIEVSLYDITGDYTRIHVKLKFQVISVEGDEARTMFKSHELARDYIKVLTRRKSSKIQGILDVRTKEGYALRVTALAFTSFRCKTSQKRAIRAIMRQLIERRASEQTLDEFVQSMLFDKLATEIFEQAKKIYPLRRVEIYKSKLLEVPTPEGPRKAVVTPYSTAIK encoded by the coding sequence ATGTCGCAGAGAGCGACTGCGCGAGAGAAGAAGAGAGCGAAGAAATGGTACGTGGTTACGGCTCCTCCCGCCTTCGGTGGAGTGGTCATTGGCACCACGCCATCCGACGACCCGCAGAAATTGTTGGGGCGCGTCATCGAGGTCTCGCTCTATGACATAACAGGAGATTATACGCGGATACACGTCAAGCTCAAGTTCCAGGTGATAAGCGTCGAGGGCGACGAGGCGCGCACGATGTTTAAGAGCCACGAGCTGGCGAGAGATTACATAAAAGTCCTCACGAGGCGTAAGAGCAGCAAAATCCAGGGCATACTCGATGTGAGGACTAAGGAGGGCTACGCGCTTCGCGTCACAGCTCTGGCCTTCACCTCCTTCAGATGCAAGACGAGCCAGAAGAGGGCCATCCGAGCCATAATGAGACAGCTGATTGAGCGCAGAGCGAGCGAGCAAACGCTCGATGAATTCGTGCAGTCTATGCTCTTCGATAAACTGGCAACGGAGATCTTCGAACAAGCCAAGAAGATTTATCCGCTGAGGAGAGTCGAAATCTATAAGTCCAAGCTCTTAGAGGTCCCCACCCCTGAGGGACCGCGGAAAGCCGTCGTGACGCCCTACTCGACCGCGATCAAGTGA
- a CDS encoding SPOUT family RNA methylase: MPYDLCRFKVLATTPVGMESVAASFIEESIEGVEVLESPRGFRGLLLVHRATGSAEDLAGEVLRATSHVEKAFPIHECVEASPERIAEAAARQAELRLKRDEKFAVRTVRRGSHPFTSLDVNVRVGAEVQRRTGASVDLESPDKVVLINVLSDVALVSVVDSSQLRGKMLKAKPPFYKFFRRLIIAQEPYLGDERSSYVMGTRVGRGLQNYEVGDYYVALIKPVPAAPLAYFIKGVMDGIKSRYEVQVKSYGRDVHMTRIHVYEMHELVRMLRNHPIIVLEPEGRFVSEVAGELRNLLSRRSRPVLLLGSREGVPGGIYRFASLVIDVAPGITLSTEYALPTALGLLELVLSPESLEVDDVT, translated from the coding sequence TTGCCGTATGACCTCTGCAGGTTCAAGGTGCTCGCCACGACTCCGGTGGGCATGGAGAGCGTCGCAGCTAGCTTCATTGAGGAGTCGATAGAAGGCGTCGAGGTCTTAGAGTCGCCGCGCGGTTTCCGCGGACTGCTTCTCGTGCACCGAGCCACGGGGAGCGCCGAGGACTTGGCCGGCGAGGTGCTCAGGGCCACGAGCCACGTCGAGAAAGCCTTTCCCATCCACGAATGCGTAGAAGCCTCGCCGGAGAGAATAGCCGAGGCGGCGGCTCGCCAGGCCGAGCTCCGCCTGAAGAGAGACGAGAAGTTCGCGGTTAGAACCGTGAGGCGAGGCTCTCACCCCTTCACGAGCCTGGACGTCAACGTGAGAGTCGGGGCCGAGGTGCAACGCAGGACGGGCGCCAGCGTGGACTTGGAGAGCCCGGACAAGGTCGTGCTAATCAACGTGCTGAGCGACGTGGCTCTCGTAAGCGTGGTCGACTCGTCGCAGCTTCGCGGGAAGATGCTCAAAGCCAAGCCCCCCTTCTATAAATTCTTCAGAAGACTCATCATAGCCCAAGAGCCCTACCTTGGAGACGAGAGATCCTCATACGTCATGGGCACCAGAGTGGGGCGTGGGCTCCAGAATTACGAGGTGGGCGATTACTACGTGGCGCTAATCAAGCCTGTGCCCGCCGCCCCGCTCGCCTACTTCATCAAGGGCGTGATGGACGGCATAAAGTCGAGGTACGAGGTCCAGGTCAAGAGCTACGGGCGCGACGTGCACATGACCAGGATCCACGTCTACGAGATGCACGAGCTAGTCAGGATGTTGCGCAATCACCCGATCATTGTGCTGGAGCCCGAGGGCAGATTCGTGTCGGAGGTGGCGGGAGAGCTCCGGAATTTGTTGTCGCGGAGGTCAAGGCCCGTGCTGCTCTTGGGCTCTAGAGAGGGGGTCCCCGGCGGCATCTACAGATTCGCCTCGCTCGTCATAGATGTCGCCCCGGGCATTACCCTGTCCACGGAGTACGCTCTGCCGACAGCCCTCGGCTTGCTCGAGCTCGTGTTGAGCCCGGAGTCGTTGGAGGTCGACGACGTGACTTGA
- a CDS encoding sugar phosphate nucleotidyltransferase: MRTRAVILAAGRGERLWPLTSTRPKPLLPVLGRPLLQHHIEALKSAGIAEVDLVVGAGAESVLKTAQELGAIARPVYQPVQLGTGDAVRLALGERSGEVVVVYSDVYVKPSVYSSIIEKISSSSAQLVVAARVEDVSLYGEVSVDSAGRLVKISEKPPERRGGLVFAGLLYAEADELRKALKGLGASPRGEVELTDAINALAAKTDVEVMEIPVGAWRDVGTPWDYLEVNREALLHECERRGEEPEDCVIIEGEARIEEPSALEPPIYVGRGASIGPFSHLRGPTVICSGAKVGFASQIKASVMLEGARAPHLNYVGDSVVGERANLGAGTITANLRHDEAPVRSVLRGRLVSTGLKKLGAVIGGGAKTGVNVSIMPGVKIGAGAWIGAGCIVDRDVPDRVVMKCYQRRDIAPREVSKQSETQRAQCSPQEEVRR, translated from the coding sequence TTGAGAACGCGGGCCGTGATACTGGCCGCCGGACGCGGAGAGAGGCTGTGGCCTCTCACTTCCACGAGACCTAAGCCTCTGCTCCCGGTCCTCGGTAGGCCGCTGTTACAACACCATATCGAGGCCCTGAAGAGCGCGGGCATCGCCGAGGTAGACCTCGTAGTGGGAGCGGGCGCGGAGAGCGTGTTGAAGACCGCGCAGGAGCTCGGCGCTATCGCCAGGCCTGTGTATCAACCAGTGCAATTGGGAACAGGCGATGCCGTCAGGCTCGCGCTAGGAGAGCGGAGCGGCGAGGTCGTGGTCGTATACTCCGATGTTTACGTCAAGCCGAGCGTTTACTCCTCCATCATCGAGAAGATCTCCTCGTCTAGCGCTCAGCTCGTAGTCGCGGCCAGAGTCGAGGACGTCAGCCTCTACGGAGAGGTGAGCGTTGACTCGGCTGGGAGGCTCGTCAAGATCTCCGAGAAGCCCCCCGAGAGGCGAGGGGGCCTCGTCTTCGCTGGCTTACTCTACGCGGAAGCGGACGAGCTGAGAAAAGCCTTGAAGGGGCTTGGGGCCTCGCCGCGAGGTGAGGTAGAGCTAACCGACGCGATCAATGCATTGGCCGCGAAGACGGACGTCGAGGTGATGGAAATACCGGTCGGCGCGTGGAGAGACGTGGGTACTCCCTGGGATTACCTAGAGGTCAACAGAGAAGCTCTGCTCCACGAGTGCGAGAGGCGCGGCGAGGAACCAGAAGATTGCGTAATTATAGAGGGGGAGGCGCGCATCGAAGAGCCCAGCGCGTTGGAGCCTCCCATCTACGTAGGACGGGGGGCCTCGATAGGCCCCTTCTCGCACTTGAGAGGTCCAACGGTGATATGCTCCGGGGCCAAGGTGGGTTTCGCGTCACAGATCAAGGCCTCCGTCATGTTGGAGGGGGCTCGAGCTCCTCATCTAAACTACGTTGGCGACAGCGTTGTAGGAGAAAGAGCAAATTTGGGAGCCGGCACGATAACGGCTAACCTCAGGCACGACGAGGCGCCGGTGCGCTCGGTTCTCCGCGGTAGACTCGTCTCGACGGGATTGAAGAAGCTAGGAGCGGTGATAGGAGGCGGCGCTAAAACGGGAGTCAACGTATCGATAATGCCCGGGGTCAAGATCGGGGCCGGCGCGTGGATAGGAGCGGGCTGCATCGTCGATAGAGATGTCCCGGACCGCGTCGTGATGAAGTGCTACCAGAGGCGCGACATCGCGCCGAGGGAGGTGAGCAAACAGAGTGAGACGCAGAGAGCTCAATGTAGTCCGCAAGAAGAAGTTCGACGTTAG
- a CDS encoding radical SAM protein: MRRRELNVVRKKKFDVRVCILYPSTYRASLSSLGLQVLYYALNELDRVYAERAVNEGEVVRSIETGTELGKFDAILVTATYELDYPKIYGIFARSGIHPRREMRRQSDPLIIIGGPSPTADPRPLYHVADVVFRGEGERLVEVLVDALLSSRDKRERLEALSVARGAWVPELKEEAEIEVVEDLGEAFHPIEQIQCLDEEPIWGRAFMLEPSRGCHRSCWFCLEGSITKPRRERPFEKLLELIEVGPRVNRVGKVAIYALSLFASHRGEELLEYVVEQGLQASVPSCSVDTLNERRLELIKAAGQRLVTIAPETPVPELQRAIGKVTPEDSLISVARTASSLGLNIKLYYMFGLPGEEERDLLEIVKQVREVYEIFGRDPKRVRVSLNPFVPKPATALRRAQMDSPSSLKRKARFLMNSLRTLARVEVYGIEHAHIQHRINSMGRGAIFLMERLAGVELKESEELRVFEELGGRPD; the protein is encoded by the coding sequence GTGAGACGCAGAGAGCTCAATGTAGTCCGCAAGAAGAAGTTCGACGTTAGGGTCTGCATTTTATATCCATCGACGTATAGGGCCTCTCTATCGAGCCTCGGCCTCCAAGTGCTCTATTACGCGTTGAACGAGTTGGACCGCGTCTACGCCGAGAGGGCGGTCAATGAGGGGGAAGTAGTCAGGAGCATCGAGACCGGGACCGAGCTCGGGAAGTTCGACGCGATCCTCGTGACGGCGACGTACGAGCTGGACTATCCGAAGATCTATGGGATCTTCGCGCGATCGGGGATACATCCGAGGAGGGAGATGAGGAGACAGAGCGATCCGCTCATAATTATCGGGGGCCCCTCGCCGACGGCCGACCCTCGACCACTCTATCACGTGGCTGACGTCGTCTTCCGGGGAGAAGGCGAGAGGCTCGTCGAAGTGCTCGTCGATGCTTTGCTCTCGTCGAGAGACAAGCGCGAGAGGCTCGAGGCATTATCGGTTGCTCGAGGCGCCTGGGTGCCCGAGTTGAAGGAAGAGGCCGAAATCGAGGTGGTCGAGGATCTCGGCGAGGCCTTTCACCCCATCGAGCAGATTCAGTGCCTAGACGAAGAGCCCATTTGGGGCAGAGCCTTCATGTTAGAGCCTTCGCGAGGCTGTCACCGATCGTGCTGGTTCTGCCTCGAGGGCTCTATAACGAAGCCCAGAAGAGAGAGACCCTTCGAGAAGCTCCTTGAGCTAATCGAGGTGGGTCCAAGGGTCAACAGAGTAGGTAAGGTGGCGATCTACGCGCTGAGTCTCTTCGCTTCCCACCGAGGCGAGGAACTGCTCGAATACGTGGTCGAGCAAGGGCTCCAAGCCAGCGTGCCGAGCTGCTCCGTCGACACGCTCAACGAGAGGAGGCTCGAGCTGATCAAGGCAGCAGGCCAGAGGCTCGTGACTATAGCACCCGAGACCCCAGTGCCGGAGCTACAGAGAGCGATAGGGAAGGTCACCCCCGAGGACTCTCTGATTAGCGTCGCGAGGACTGCGAGCTCCTTGGGTCTAAATATCAAGCTCTACTATATGTTCGGACTACCCGGCGAAGAGGAGAGGGATCTGCTCGAGATCGTGAAACAGGTGAGGGAAGTGTACGAGATATTTGGGAGAGACCCCAAGAGGGTCAGGGTGTCTCTCAATCCCTTCGTGCCGAAGCCCGCGACCGCTCTTCGTCGCGCTCAGATGGATTCTCCCTCGAGCCTGAAGAGGAAGGCGCGCTTCTTGATGAACTCCCTCAGGACGCTCGCTAGAGTGGAGGTCTACGGCATAGAGCACGCGCACATACAACATAGAATAAACTCCATGGGGAGGGGGGCGATCTTCCTCATGGAGAGGCTCGCCGGCGTGGAGCTCAAGGAAAGCGAGGAGCTGAGGGTCTTTGAAGAGCTGGGAGGGAGGCCTGACTGA
- a CDS encoding redox-regulated ATPase YchF: MTNYRPPLIGVIGKTNVGKTTFFSAATLVNAEISNRPFTTINPNIGIGYVRVRCPHAELGLPSCEPRTGFCLRGTRFVPVELIDVAGLIRGAHEGRGLGNKFLDDLRKADALLLVIDAAGATDDSGNPLPPGSSDPAEEAATILDEVAHWLAGILASDWRRLITKVESQAIDPAEAIAERLSGLGVKRVHASEALRRSALEKKRLSEWTRDDLLRFARELRAVSKPLLIVANKADLPEAKEGLERLRGAFSDILVVPASAQAELALKRAWAAGLIDYVPGEGSFVVRESGRLSEAQRRALEYVKRRVLEIYGSTGVQQAIEKLVFEVARYVAVFPVENAEKLTDGEGRILPDVFLVREGSTVREVARLVHTELAEKFVAAIDARRGVKLGEDSEVYNGMVFKVITRAR, encoded by the coding sequence TTGACGAATTATAGACCTCCGCTGATCGGCGTCATCGGTAAGACCAACGTTGGTAAGACTACGTTCTTCTCTGCCGCCACTCTAGTTAACGCGGAGATATCGAATCGCCCCTTCACCACGATAAATCCAAATATCGGAATAGGCTACGTGAGGGTGCGCTGCCCCCACGCGGAGCTGGGCTTGCCGTCCTGCGAGCCCAGAACGGGTTTCTGCCTCCGCGGCACGAGGTTCGTCCCGGTCGAGCTCATCGATGTCGCGGGCCTCATACGAGGAGCGCATGAAGGGCGCGGCCTCGGCAATAAATTTCTCGACGACTTGAGGAAGGCCGACGCGTTGCTTCTTGTGATCGATGCGGCGGGGGCCACCGACGATAGCGGCAACCCTCTGCCACCCGGCTCGAGCGATCCGGCCGAGGAGGCTGCGACGATATTGGACGAAGTGGCTCATTGGCTCGCGGGCATCCTAGCGAGCGACTGGAGGAGATTGATCACGAAGGTCGAAAGCCAAGCGATCGATCCGGCCGAGGCCATAGCCGAGAGGCTCTCTGGTCTTGGAGTCAAGCGGGTCCACGCCTCCGAGGCTCTCAGACGCTCGGCGCTCGAAAAGAAGAGGCTGAGCGAGTGGACACGAGACGACCTGCTGAGATTCGCTAGGGAGCTCAGAGCTGTGAGCAAGCCTCTCCTCATTGTCGCCAATAAGGCCGATTTGCCTGAAGCGAAGGAGGGTCTAGAGAGGCTGAGAGGAGCCTTCTCGGATATATTAGTGGTGCCGGCCTCGGCTCAGGCAGAGCTAGCGCTGAAGAGGGCGTGGGCAGCCGGCCTAATAGACTACGTGCCCGGCGAAGGTTCCTTCGTCGTTAGAGAGTCTGGGAGATTGAGCGAAGCTCAGAGGAGGGCGCTGGAGTACGTGAAGAGGCGCGTCCTTGAGATTTACGGTTCGACGGGGGTCCAGCAAGCGATCGAGAAGCTAGTGTTCGAGGTCGCGAGGTACGTGGCGGTCTTCCCGGTAGAGAACGCCGAGAAGCTGACCGACGGTGAGGGCAGAATCCTGCCCGACGTATTCCTAGTCCGCGAAGGCTCCACGGTCCGAGAGGTTGCCAGGCTCGTCCACACAGAGCTAGCCGAGAAGTTCGTGGCGGCGATCGACGCCAGGAGAGGCGTCAAATTGGGCGAGGACAGCGAAGTATACAATGGGATGGTCTTCAAGGTAATAACTCGAGCGCGCTGA
- a CDS encoding nicotinamide mononucleotide deamidase-related protein yields MIRASEREEERRAAWIINVGTELVLGVTVNTNGAWLARRLTSMGFDVRRIVAVPDDEELTTVLRESLSSGARLIVITGGLGPTHDDKTHALVAEALGLRLVLDERALRLIERFYASRGLELTEERLKMAHVPEGAEVLPNPVGAAPGSAIRRGPSLIVCLPGVPREMEAVFEKAVPLISAIAPRLELAEAFIYVRGVPESTLAPFLRRIAAQEPLSYIKSHPQGHELDEPVLKIHVVAHGSSREEAIYRAKRVSALVAEAAEKLGGQVEHSGSERGGDA; encoded by the coding sequence TTGATCCGCGCGAGCGAGAGAGAGGAAGAGAGGAGAGCGGCGTGGATCATCAACGTAGGGACGGAGCTCGTGTTGGGAGTCACCGTGAACACGAACGGGGCGTGGCTCGCCAGGAGGCTCACGTCAATGGGCTTCGACGTGAGGAGAATCGTGGCCGTCCCTGATGACGAGGAGCTAACGACAGTATTGAGAGAGTCCCTGAGCAGCGGAGCACGCCTGATAGTTATAACAGGCGGGTTGGGCCCGACTCACGACGACAAAACCCACGCGCTCGTTGCCGAGGCCCTCGGCCTGAGGCTCGTCCTCGACGAGAGGGCCCTCAGGTTGATCGAGAGGTTTTACGCGTCGAGAGGTCTAGAGCTCACCGAGGAGCGCCTCAAGATGGCGCACGTGCCCGAGGGAGCCGAGGTTCTGCCCAATCCTGTAGGAGCCGCGCCTGGCTCCGCTATACGGCGGGGGCCCTCGCTTATCGTGTGCTTACCGGGGGTCCCGAGAGAGATGGAGGCGGTCTTCGAGAAGGCGGTGCCGCTTATATCCGCGATCGCGCCGAGGCTCGAGCTGGCCGAGGCATTCATCTACGTGAGAGGCGTCCCGGAATCTACTCTGGCCCCCTTTCTGAGGAGGATAGCCGCGCAGGAGCCCCTCTCTTACATAAAATCGCACCCGCAAGGCCACGAGCTGGATGAACCCGTATTAAAAATCCACGTGGTGGCGCACGGCTCATCGAGGGAGGAGGCGATATACCGCGCTAAGAGGGTCTCGGCTCTCGTGGCCGAGGCCGCTGAGAAGCTCGGAGGACAAGTCGAGCACTCAGGATCGGAGCGCGGCGGCGATGCCTAG